One part of the Bacillus sp. FJAT-45350 genome encodes these proteins:
- a CDS encoding MazG nucleotide pyrophosphohydrolase domain-containing protein, producing the protein MINKLCEQAYKTAKSKGWHDEERETGTILALIHSEVSEALEADRKGEQENFAEELADVCIRIFDLCGARGIDLELAISKKMERNKGRSYKHGGKAY; encoded by the coding sequence ATGATAAATAAACTATGTGAGCAAGCTTATAAAACTGCTAAATCAAAAGGATGGCACGATGAGGAAAGGGAAACTGGTACTATATTAGCGCTAATTCATTCGGAGGTAAGCGAAGCACTAGAAGCTGATCGTAAAGGTGAACAAGAAAATTTTGCTGAGGAATTAGCTGATGTTTGTATAAGAATTTTTGATTTGTGCGGAGCTAGAGGTATTGATTTAGAGCTTGCCATTAGTAAGAAGATGGAACGAAATAAAGGTAGGTCATACAAGCATGGTGGAAAAGCTTATTAA